From Salmo salar chromosome ssa04, Ssal_v3.1, whole genome shotgun sequence, one genomic window encodes:
- the LOC106604057 gene encoding uncharacterized protein, whose amino-acid sequence MFTPCTCLSSPSVCPYWGGVLGLLTMVTDKVGGVLGLVTMVTDKVGGVLGLLTMVTDKVGGVLGLLTMVTDKVGGVLGLVTMVTDKVGGVLGLVTMVTDMVGGVLGLLTMVTDKVGGVLGLLTMVTDKVGGVLGLLTMVTDKVGGVLGLVPMKTYMFVGELPDTNTPHPPPATMETNYHQTPWRPSTTSHHGDHLPPDTMATIYHQAPWRPSTTRYLFIHHQISIHPPPDIMETIHHQISIHPPPDIYGPSTTRYLFIHHQISIPSTTRYLFIHHQISIHPPPDIYSSTTRYLFIHHQISIHPPPDTMETIHHQISIHPPPDTMETIHHQISIPSTTRYL is encoded by the exons atgttcactccctgtacttgcctctcgtctcccagcgtctgtccttacTGGGGAGGTGTTCTAGGTTTGTTAACCATGGTGACAGACAAGGTGGGCGGTGTTCTAGGTCTGGTAACCATGGTGACAGACAAGGTGGGCGGTGTTCTAGGTTTGTTAACCATGGTGACAGACAAGGTGGGCGGTGTTCTAGGTTTGTTAACCATGGTGACAGACAAGGTGGGCGGTGTTCTAGGTCTGGTAACCATGGTGACAGACAAGGTGGGCGGTGTTCTAGGTCTGGTAACCATGGTGACAGACATGGTGGGAGGTGTTCTAGGTTTGTTAACCATGGTGACAGACAAGGTGGGCGGTGTTCTAGGTTTGTTAACCATGGTGACAGACAAGGTGGGCGGTGTTCTAGGTTTGTTAACCATGGTGACAGACAAGGTGGGCGGTGTTCTAGGTCTGGTACCCATGAAGACATACATGTTCGTAGGTGAACTAcctgacacaaacacacctcatccACCACCAGCCACCATGGAGACCAACTACCACCAGACACCatggagaccatccaccaccagCCACCATGGAGACCATCTACCACCAGACACCATGGCGACCATCTACCACCAGGCACCatggagaccatccaccaccagATATCTATTCATCCACCACCAGATATCTATTCATCCACCACCAGACATCatggagaccatccaccaccagATATCTATTCATCCACCACCAGATATCTATGGACCATCCACCACCAGATATCTATTCATCCACCACCAGATATCTATTCCATCCACCACCAGATATCTATTCATCCACCACCAGATATCTATTCATCCACCACCAGATATCTATTCATCCACCACCAGATATCTATTCATCCACCACCAGATATCTATTCATCCACCACCAGACACCatggagaccatccaccaccagATATCTATTCATCCACCAC CAGACACCatggagaccatccaccaccagATATCTATTCCATCCACCACCAGATATCTATAA